The following coding sequences are from one Streptomyces sp. NBC_01232 window:
- a CDS encoding alpha/beta fold hydrolase: protein MATTTPTNHQVPHVSTVPANAGQNVHLYVREYDGTPGGPNAQRKVVLMLHGRSVPSVVAFDLQHDGGKYSWARALAKAGFDVFLMELTGSGLSPRPEMDKACNANPQHQEILNPNPLTYTCTPPYPHELGNSASEWGEVDTVVEYIKAKKGVTKVALVGQSAAAFVFGPYAIQHPEKVESLLLLAPIYPPTGRASSPPKSFGAPVPSFPVSTPASLFGFPMNLSSRTGLESAWDKEVRSPKQRAAGMVEAVWKELMALDPVGKTWGGPTAGTPEGVLRFRNSYWWGWNQDTVPIGGVLGDKVPVMIVYGEHDATANSPTFSVPAFYDAVPGVRKLMFRVSCAGHSIVWERQSKVLQRLSKQWLGHGKVDDLEKGSYYVDEDGAYADTV, encoded by the coding sequence ATGGCCACCACCACGCCCACGAACCACCAGGTCCCGCACGTCTCGACGGTCCCGGCCAACGCGGGCCAGAACGTCCACCTGTACGTGCGGGAGTACGACGGCACCCCGGGGGGCCCCAACGCGCAGCGCAAGGTCGTCCTGATGCTGCACGGGCGCAGCGTTCCCTCGGTCGTGGCCTTCGACCTCCAGCACGACGGCGGCAAGTACAGCTGGGCGCGCGCCCTGGCCAAGGCCGGGTTCGACGTGTTCCTCATGGAGCTCACCGGCTCCGGGCTGTCGCCGCGTCCGGAGATGGACAAGGCGTGCAACGCCAACCCGCAGCACCAGGAGATCCTGAACCCCAACCCGCTGACGTACACCTGCACCCCGCCCTACCCGCACGAGCTCGGCAACTCCGCGAGCGAGTGGGGCGAGGTCGACACGGTCGTCGAGTACATCAAGGCGAAGAAGGGCGTCACCAAGGTGGCGCTCGTCGGGCAGTCCGCCGCCGCCTTCGTCTTCGGGCCGTACGCGATCCAGCACCCGGAGAAGGTCGAGAGCCTGCTCCTGCTCGCCCCGATCTACCCGCCCACGGGCCGGGCCAGCTCCCCGCCGAAGAGCTTCGGCGCACCCGTCCCGTCCTTCCCGGTGTCCACCCCGGCCTCCCTGTTCGGCTTCCCGATGAACCTGTCGAGCAGGACGGGCCTGGAGAGCGCCTGGGACAAGGAGGTGAGGTCCCCGAAGCAGCGGGCGGCGGGGATGGTGGAGGCGGTGTGGAAGGAGCTCATGGCCCTCGACCCAGTCGGGAAGACCTGGGGCGGCCCGACGGCCGGAACGCCCGAGGGCGTGCTCCGGTTCCGCAATTCCTACTGGTGGGGCTGGAACCAGGACACCGTCCCGATCGGCGGCGTACTCGGTGACAAGGTTCCGGTGATGATCGTCTACGGCGAGCACGACGCGACGGCGAACTCGCCCACCTTCTCGGTCCCCGCCTTCTACGACGCCGTCCCGGGCGTGCGCAAGCTGATGTTCCGGGTGTCCTGCGCCGGTCACTCCATCGTCTGGGAGCGCCAGTCCAAGGTCCTGCAACGGCTGTCCAAGCAGTGGCTGGGGCACGGGAAGGTCGACGACCTGGAGAAGGGCAGCTACTACGTGGACGAGGACGGCGCCTACGCGGACACCGTCTAG
- a CDS encoding thiolase family protein, giving the protein MPRTVRDVVFVDGVRTPFGKAGPKGIYHETRADDLVVKAIRELLRRNPDLDPKKIDEVAIAATTQIGDQGLTLGRTAGILAGLPQSVPGYSIDRMCAGALTAVTAVAGGVAFGAYDVALAGGVEHMGRHPMGEGVDPNPRFVSEKLVDESALFMGMTAENLHDRYPTITKLRADEYAVRSQEKAAKAYADGKIQQDLVPISVRNTNEAAGETGWGLVTTDEPMRPGTTLENLAGLKTPFRVHGNVTAGNAAGLNDGATAAIIASEDFARENNLPVKMRLVSYSFAGVEPEVMGYGPIPATEKALAQAGLTIEDIGLFEVNEAFAVQVLAFLEHYGIADDDARVNQYGGAIAFGHPLASSGVRLMTQLARQFEEQPHVRYGLTTMCVGFGMGATVIWENPNFNAEGDSK; this is encoded by the coding sequence GTGCCTCGTACCGTCAGGGACGTCGTCTTCGTCGACGGCGTCCGCACCCCGTTCGGCAAGGCGGGCCCGAAGGGCATCTACCACGAGACCCGCGCCGACGACCTCGTCGTGAAGGCGATCCGGGAGCTGCTGCGCCGCAACCCGGACCTGGACCCCAAGAAGATCGACGAGGTCGCCATCGCCGCGACCACGCAGATCGGCGACCAGGGCCTCACGCTGGGCCGCACGGCCGGCATCCTCGCGGGCCTCCCGCAGTCCGTACCGGGCTACTCCATCGACCGCATGTGCGCCGGCGCGCTGACCGCCGTGACCGCCGTCGCGGGCGGTGTGGCCTTCGGTGCCTACGACGTCGCCCTCGCCGGCGGTGTCGAGCACATGGGCCGTCACCCCATGGGCGAGGGCGTGGACCCGAACCCGCGCTTCGTCTCCGAGAAGCTGGTCGACGAGTCCGCCCTGTTCATGGGCATGACCGCCGAGAACCTGCACGACCGGTACCCGACGATCACCAAGCTCCGCGCCGACGAGTACGCCGTGCGCTCGCAGGAGAAGGCCGCCAAGGCGTACGCCGACGGCAAGATCCAGCAGGACCTGGTCCCGATCTCGGTGCGCAACACCAACGAGGCGGCCGGTGAGACGGGCTGGGGCCTGGTCACCACCGACGAGCCGATGCGCCCGGGCACCACGCTGGAGAACCTGGCCGGCCTGAAGACCCCGTTCCGTGTGCACGGCAACGTGACCGCGGGCAACGCCGCCGGTCTCAACGACGGTGCCACCGCCGCGATCATCGCGTCCGAGGACTTCGCCCGCGAGAACAACCTCCCGGTCAAGATGCGCCTGGTCTCGTACTCCTTCGCGGGTGTCGAGCCCGAGGTCATGGGCTACGGCCCGATCCCGGCCACCGAGAAGGCCCTGGCCCAGGCCGGCCTGACGATCGAGGACATCGGCCTCTTCGAGGTCAACGAGGCCTTCGCGGTCCAGGTCCTCGCGTTCCTGGAGCACTACGGCATCGCCGACGACGACGCCCGCGTCAACCAGTACGGCGGCGCCATCGCCTTCGGTCACCCGCTGGCCTCGTCCGGCGTGCGCCTGATGACGCAGCTGGCCCGTCAGTTCGAGGAGCAGCCGCACGTCCGCTACGGCCTGACCACCATGTGCGTCGGCTTCGGCATGGGCGCCACGGTCATCTGGGAGAACCCGAACTTCAACGCCGAGGGAGACTCCAAGTGA